The Aneurinibacillus uraniidurans genome segment CAGCAGGGGGAGATCGTATCTCGCGCTGTTCTTGAAGTAGCAGGGGAGTATTCTACATATGAAAATTGTTACAGTCGTGTGGTGACAGTTGAGATCGGTAGCAAGGAGCATCGGAGGCAGGTACGACAAGTTATCAGCCATTCGCTTCTTCATGTTCTGCAAGAGTATACAGGGATGGAGCAGCCGTGGGGCATCCTTACCGGTATCCGTCCAACCAAGCTTTTACATGCGAGCGTGCGCGATGGCATTCCAATGGAGCAGGCTCATCAGCAGCTGCGTGAGAACTATCTCATTCACGATGCGAAAATCAAGCTGATGCAGCAGATTGTCGACCGCCAGCGGGCGATGGTACCGGATTTGTATGATTTGCAAAGGGAAGTTAGCATCTACATTGGAATCCCGTTCTGTCCAACCAAATGCGCATATTGTACATTTCCGGCATATGCGATTAACGGTCGACAAGGCTCCGTTGATTCGTTTCTTGGGGGACTGCATCATGAAATGCGCGAGATTGGACGCTGGCTAAAAGAGCGGGATATACGCATTACGACGATTTATTTTGGCGGCGGAACGCCAACGAGTATTACCGCTGAAGAAATGGATATGCTGTATGAAGAGATGTATCAGTCGTTTCCTCATATGGATCACGTACGCGAAATTACAGTCGAAGCCGGTCGACCAGATACCATTACGCCGGAGAAGCTCGCTGTACTGAACAAATGGAAGATCGACCGGATTAGCATCAATCCGCAGTCATATATCGAGGAAACACTTAAGGCAATTGGTCGTCATCATACTGTCGAAGAGACGATTGAGAAGTTCAAGCTGGCGCGTGAGGCAGGCATGAATAACATCAATATGGATCTTATTATCGGTCTGCCCGGTGAAGGTGTACCAGAATTCGAATATACACTGAATGAGACGGCGAAATTGATGCCGGAATCGGTAACGGTCCATACGTTGTCATTTAAACGCGCAAGTGAGATGACACGTAATAAGGAGAAGTACCGGGTTGCGGGCCGCGAAGAAATCAATGAGATGATGCAGCGGGCCGAGCAATGGACGCAGTCGCATGGATATGTACCGTATTACTTGTATCGCCAGAAGAATATCCTCGGCAACCTTGAAAACGTCGGCTATGCGATCCCCGGTCAGGAGAGTATCTATAACATCATGATCATGGAAGAAGTACAGTCGATTATCGGACTTGGCTGTGGGGCAGCGAGTAAATGGGTGCATCCAAAAACCGGTGTTATTAGTCGGTTTGCTAATCCGAAAGAACCGAAAGCGTATAATGATTCATATGAGCATTATACACAAGCAAAAATTGAGGCGTTGAATGACCTGTTTTCTTGACAAATGGTGTCGAAACAGGTAACCTAAGGACGATTATAAAAAATGGATAGTGATCTAATGAAGGGCATAAAGTAATCTGAAAGCCCTGCGATACAGAGAGGAATGCCTAGGGCTGGAAGCATTCTGCGCAGTTCAGATGAAAGACAACCTGGAAGACCGATGGCAACATACGGCGCCTCTCCTGCGTTATGGGAGTTTCGAGTGGGATTTTTGAATCCAAGTAGGGTGGCACCACGGGAATTGTAACCAATCTCTCGTCCCTGACAATTTTGTCAGTGGCGGGAGATTTTTTAATTTCTAAAACAGTAAGGTGGGAAAAATATGATCCAGGTCCCAAGAGGAACAGCGGATGTATTGCCGGGCGAGATTGAGCTGTGGCAGTATATCGAGAATGCGGCGCGGGATATTTGCCGCCGTTATAATTATGCGGAAATTCGTACGCCTGTGTTTGAACATACGGAACTGTTCCAGCGCGGTGTCGGGGAAACAACAGACATCGTCGAGAAAGAAATGTATACGTTCACGGACCGGGGTGGCCGGAGTCTGACGCTGCGCCCGGAAGGAACAGCGTCAACGGTTCGTTCTTATGTGGAGAACAAAATGTTTGGCCTCCCGAATCAGCCGGTGAAGCTGTACTACATCGGCCAAATGTTCCGCTATGAGCGGCCACAGGCGGGTCGGATGCGCCAGTTTACCCAGTTTGGGGTAGAAGCGATTGGCAGTCATGATCCGGCTATTGATGCCGAGACGATTGCGCTTGCAATGCGTCTATATGAAGAGCTGGGTTTGAAGAACCTGCATGTCGAGCTGAATAGCCTGGGTGATGCAGAAAGTCGTCAGGCACATCGTGATGCGCTCGTGAAGCACTTTGAGCCGCACATTGAAGAGTTTTGCGCAGATTGTCAGTCGCGCCTTGCACGCAACCCGCTGCGTATTCTGGATTGCAAGAAGGATGCGGATAAAGAGCTGATGAAAACAGCACCTGTTATCCTTGATTACTTAAATGAGGAATCACGCACATACTTTGAAAAGGTGAAACAGCATCTTGATCATCTCGGCATCGCATATAATGTGAATCCGAATCTCGTGCGCGGCCTGGACTACTATACACATACTGCGTTTGAAATTATGGAGCGTGGCATTGGTGCGGTGAGTACGATTTGCGGCGGTGGTCGCTACAACGGACTCGTCGAGCAAGTCGGCGGCAACGATATGCCGGGTATTGGCTTTGCGATGAGCATTGAGCGTGTGCTGCTCGCTCTTAAAACGCAGGGCATTGAGCTTCCAATTCAACAAGGCGTAGACTGCTTTGTGATTGGTATGGGTGATGAAGCAGAAAGCAAGGCATTCCAATTGCTCGATTTGCTTCGCGCTGGCGGTGTGTCGGCGGACAAAGATTTTATGGGCCGGAAGATGAAGGCACAGCTAAAAGCGGCAGATCGTCTGCAAGCAAAGGCCGTTGTTATTATTGGGGAAGATGAACTGGCACGCGAGGCAGCCATGGTGAAAAACATGGCCAGCGGTGAGCAGCAGGAAGTACCATTTGATAAGCTTGTAGCGCATGTACAGGAAATCTGCAGCAAGTAAAAAAAGAAAGTGGGAGTTATTGAGATGGAATTCAACCAACGAACTGTATTTTGCGGCACGCTCCGCAAATCTGATGTAGGCACAGAAGTTACACTGAACGGCTGGGTACAGAAGCGCCGCGACTTAGGCGGTGTTATTTTCATCGATCTGCGCGATCGTACAGGTCTTGTACAAGTTGTATTAAACCCGGAATTTAATGCATCCGCACACGAAATCGGCGACAAAGTACGTACTGAATATGTGATCAGTGTGAAAGGGAAAGTAGTTGAGCGTGATGCTGAGACTGTGAACCCGAACATGCTGACAGGGGAAATTGAAGTACAGGTTGATGAGATCGAAATCATCAACGCTGCGAAAACACCACCGTTCTTTATTGAAGATGGTGTTGAAGTAGACGAGCAAGTACGTCTGAAATACCGTTATCTTGACCTGCGTCGTCCAGAGATGTACAAAACGCTGCAAATGCGTCATAAAGTAACGAAGATTATCCGCGACTACCTCGACAGCCGTGAATTCCTTGAAGTGGAAACACCGATCCTGACGAAGAGTACACCAGAAGGTGCGCGTGATTATCTCGTACCGAGCCGTGTAAGCCCAGGCGAATTCTTCGCCCTGCCACAGTCACCACAGCTTTTCAAGCAGCTTCTTATGGTAGCTGGCTATGAGCGTTATTTCCAAATTGCGCGTTGCTTCCGTGATGAAGACTTGCGTGCTGACCGTCAGCCAGAATTTACACAGGTCGATATTGAAACATCATTCCTTAACATGGAAGAGCTTCTGTCCATGATGGAAGGCATGATGAAGATGGTTTGCAAGGAAGTGCTTGGTGTTGAAGTGGAAACACCATTCCAACGTTTGACTTACGCGGATGCGATGAATCGTTATGGTTCAGACAAACCGGACCTGCGCTTTGGCATGGAGCTTGTTGACATTGGCGATATCGCAGAAGACTGCGGCTTCCAAGTATTCAGCAGCGTAATCAAAAAAGGCAATCAAGTAAAAGGTATTAACGTGAAAGGCTGCGCTCATTACTCACGTAAAGACGTAGATGAGCTGATGAAATTTGCGGCTCGTTATGGTGCGAAAGGTCTTGCATGGATGGCGTTTAAAGACGATGAAATTAAAGGACCAATCGCAAAATTCTTCTCGGAAGAAGAAATCAGCCAAATCAAAGAACGTATGCAAGTAGAAGATAACGATCTGATTCTGTTTGTTGCCGACAAAGCGAAGGTTGTCGCAGACTCTCTTGGTGCGCTTCGTCTGAAGTTTGGTAAAGAGCTCGGTCTGATTGATGAGAGCAAATTTGCCTTCGCATGGGTTGTGGACTTCCCGCTGCTTGAATGGGATGAAGATGCGAAACGCTACGTTGCCCTGCACCACCCATTCACACGTCCGCGTCCAGAAGATGTGGAGCTGTTCGACAGCGAGCCAGGTCAAATTCGTGCACAAGCGTACGACATGGTACTCAACGGCTATGAAATCGGCGGCGGAAGCATGCGGATTTACAAACGTGATGTACAGGAAAAAATGTTCAAAGCACTTGGCTTCAGTCAAGAAGAAGCACAAGAGCAGTTTGGCTTCTTGCTCGACGCATTCGAATACGGTACACCGCCACACGGTGGAATGGCATTCGGTCTCGACCGCATTGTAATGATTCTTGCTAACCGCACAAGCCTGCGTGACACCATTGCCTTCCCGAAAACAGCAAGCGCACGCGATGTGATGACGGATGCACCGGCAACAGTTGATGTGAAGCAGCTCGAAGAACTTTCGATTCGTGTATCAATGCCGAAAAAAGAAACAAAATAAAAATTGGGTCAAAGCTACCGCTTGAAATCGCTTTCTTTTTTGTGTAAGATAGAAACACAAACAGCATAGAGCCCTACAATGTACGTGAATACCCGATTGTTTTGTACCAACAGATTTTTTACGGGAGATCGGAATCTTGATAAGGAACAGATGCCGCCACCACGTAGCGGACCTGCAAGCTATCGAGTAGATTGCCCACCTGCGCAAGCAGGTTCAAAACACCGGCGCACGGCATTTTGGGGTTCTTTGCTTGCGTAGCAATTGAACGTTAGGCCCGCAGACAATCTTTGTCATGCGGGCTTTTTTATGTAAATACTTGATTATAAGGAGAATGACATGCTGCATCAATTTTCACGAACAGAACTTGTCGTCGGACGTGAGGGACTTGAGATGTTTAAGAACAGCACAGTTGCTGTGCTGGGAGCAGGTGGAGTCGGCTCGTTTACGATGGAGTCACTCGCTCGCACAGGAATTGGCAAACTGATTTTAGTTGATAAAGACGACGTAGATATTACGAACTGTAACCGCCAGCTTCCGGCTACGTTAGAAACCGTCGGCCAGGAAAAGGTTGAGGTTATGAAGCAGCGTATTGCAGCGATTAATCCGGAATGCGAAGTTGTGACGCTTAAAATGTTTTATAATGAAGAGACGTATGAACAGCTGTTTGCACATAAGATTGACTATGTGGCAGATGCAATCGATACGGTATCGGCTAAGCTGCATTTGATCTTGCAGTGCCGTGAGCGTAACATTCCGCTTATTAGCAGCATGGGAGCGGCGAATAAGCTTGATCCAACCAAGTTTCAGGTAGCGGATCTATTTGATACATCCTATGACCCAATTGCCAAGGTACTGCGCCGTGAGCTGCGGAAGAAGGGTATTAAGAAAGGTGTTAAAGTGGTGTATTCAACCGAAGCACCGATTTTGCAACGAGAAGATGTACTGGAGCAGGTTGTACAAAATCCAGATTCCCCGATTCGTAAAGCAACTCGTCCACCGGCAAGCGTAGCATTTGTACCGTCTGTTGCGGGATTGATCATGACAAGCGTGATTATCCGCGATATGATGGATAAAGCAGGAATTGAAGTGCATCGCGCCGATTAGAACGTGACAGGGTAAGGAGTGAAGGAACTGTGGACTTGTTCTCATATGCCCATGAAGAAGAAAAGGAACACGGAAACAGTCGGCATCAACCACTAGCAGACCGGATGCGACCGCGTACACTTGATGAGTTTGCTGGACAAGCACATATCCTGGGAGAAGGAAAACTCCTGCGCCGGGCGATTGAAGCCGATCAGGTGTCATCGCTTATTTTTTACGGGCCACCTGGTACGGGCAAGACGACATTAGCTCGAATCATTGCACGCACGACAAAAACCTATTTTACCGACCTGAATGCGGTGACTGCTGGGGTTGCGGACATTCGTCGTGTTGTTGAGGAAGCGAAGCAGCGGCGTGATATGTATGAGCAGGGCACGACGTTGTTTGTGGATGAGATTCATCGCTTTAATAAGGGGCAGCAGGATGCGCTGCTTCCGTATGTGGAAGATGGTACAATTCGGTTGATCGGAGCGACAACGGAAAATCCGTTTTTTGAAGTGAATGCAGCGCTTCTGTCGCGTTCGCAGTTGTTTAGTTTACAGGCGCTAACGGAGGAAGACTTAAGCGGGGTTATTGACCGGGTACTGGCTGATCAAGAGCGCGGCTATGGAGAATTGTCGGTACAGCTTGATGCGGATGCGCGTAACCACTTGATTCATTATGCGGAAGGCGACAGTCGCCGCCTGCTTAATGCGTTGGAGCTTGCCGTGGCAACGACACCGCGCGATAAAAATGGTGGCATTCGGATTACCCTGGATGTGGCGGTCGATTCCATTCAGCGTCGTGCGGTCCGGTATGATAAAACGGGAGATAACCATTACGATACGATTTCAGCGTATATTAAGTCGATTCGGGGCTCAGACCCGGACGGCGCAGTATACTGGCTGGCTCGTATGATTGATGCTGGGGAAGATCCGCGTTTTATCGCTCGTCGTCTGGTGATTGCGGCGTCCGAAGATGTTGGCAATGGAGATCCGCGGGCGTTGCAGGTGGCCATTGCTGCCTTTCAGGCGGTTGAGCTGGTTGGAATGCCGGAAGGACGTATTCCGCTCGCGCAGGCGACGACATATCTGGCGTCCGCACCGAAAAGCAATGCGTCGTATATGGCAATCAATGATGCATTACAC includes the following:
- a CDS encoding coproporphyrinogen III oxidase encodes the protein MIIRVAGVDEVFHRSLDHIIHLFFEDVHVVFTEETPAHITIAIEVNEQQGEIVSRAVLEVAGEYSTYENCYSRVVTVEIGSKEHRRQVRQVISHSLLHVLQEYTGMEQPWGILTGIRPTKLLHASVRDGIPMEQAHQQLRENYLIHDAKIKLMQQIVDRQRAMVPDLYDLQREVSIYIGIPFCPTKCAYCTFPAYAINGRQGSVDSFLGGLHHEMREIGRWLKERDIRITTIYFGGGTPTSITAEEMDMLYEEMYQSFPHMDHVREITVEAGRPDTITPEKLAVLNKWKIDRISINPQSYIEETLKAIGRHHTVEETIEKFKLAREAGMNNINMDLIIGLPGEGVPEFEYTLNETAKLMPESVTVHTLSFKRASEMTRNKEKYRVAGREEINEMMQRAEQWTQSHGYVPYYLYRQKNILGNLENVGYAIPGQESIYNIMIMEEVQSIIGLGCGAASKWVHPKTGVISRFANPKEPKAYNDSYEHYTQAKIEALNDLFS
- the hisS gene encoding histidine--tRNA ligase; this translates as MIQVPRGTADVLPGEIELWQYIENAARDICRRYNYAEIRTPVFEHTELFQRGVGETTDIVEKEMYTFTDRGGRSLTLRPEGTASTVRSYVENKMFGLPNQPVKLYYIGQMFRYERPQAGRMRQFTQFGVEAIGSHDPAIDAETIALAMRLYEELGLKNLHVELNSLGDAESRQAHRDALVKHFEPHIEEFCADCQSRLARNPLRILDCKKDADKELMKTAPVILDYLNEESRTYFEKVKQHLDHLGIAYNVNPNLVRGLDYYTHTAFEIMERGIGAVSTICGGGRYNGLVEQVGGNDMPGIGFAMSIERVLLALKTQGIELPIQQGVDCFVIGMGDEAESKAFQLLDLLRAGGVSADKDFMGRKMKAQLKAADRLQAKAVVIIGEDELAREAAMVKNMASGEQQEVPFDKLVAHVQEICSK
- the aspS gene encoding aspartate--tRNA ligase; its protein translation is MEFNQRTVFCGTLRKSDVGTEVTLNGWVQKRRDLGGVIFIDLRDRTGLVQVVLNPEFNASAHEIGDKVRTEYVISVKGKVVERDAETVNPNMLTGEIEVQVDEIEIINAAKTPPFFIEDGVEVDEQVRLKYRYLDLRRPEMYKTLQMRHKVTKIIRDYLDSREFLEVETPILTKSTPEGARDYLVPSRVSPGEFFALPQSPQLFKQLLMVAGYERYFQIARCFRDEDLRADRQPEFTQVDIETSFLNMEELLSMMEGMMKMVCKEVLGVEVETPFQRLTYADAMNRYGSDKPDLRFGMELVDIGDIAEDCGFQVFSSVIKKGNQVKGINVKGCAHYSRKDVDELMKFAARYGAKGLAWMAFKDDEIKGPIAKFFSEEEISQIKERMQVEDNDLILFVADKAKVVADSLGALRLKFGKELGLIDESKFAFAWVVDFPLLEWDEDAKRYVALHHPFTRPRPEDVELFDSEPGQIRAQAYDMVLNGYEIGGGSMRIYKRDVQEKMFKALGFSQEEAQEQFGFLLDAFEYGTPPHGGMAFGLDRIVMILANRTSLRDTIAFPKTASARDVMTDAPATVDVKQLEELSIRVSMPKKETK
- a CDS encoding tRNA threonylcarbamoyladenosine dehydratase, giving the protein MLHQFSRTELVVGREGLEMFKNSTVAVLGAGGVGSFTMESLARTGIGKLILVDKDDVDITNCNRQLPATLETVGQEKVEVMKQRIAAINPECEVVTLKMFYNEETYEQLFAHKIDYVADAIDTVSAKLHLILQCRERNIPLISSMGAANKLDPTKFQVADLFDTSYDPIAKVLRRELRKKGIKKGVKVVYSTEAPILQREDVLEQVVQNPDSPIRKATRPPASVAFVPSVAGLIMTSVIIRDMMDKAGIEVHRAD
- a CDS encoding AAA family ATPase; protein product: MDLFSYAHEEEKEHGNSRHQPLADRMRPRTLDEFAGQAHILGEGKLLRRAIEADQVSSLIFYGPPGTGKTTLARIIARTTKTYFTDLNAVTAGVADIRRVVEEAKQRRDMYEQGTTLFVDEIHRFNKGQQDALLPYVEDGTIRLIGATTENPFFEVNAALLSRSQLFSLQALTEEDLSGVIDRVLADQERGYGELSVQLDADARNHLIHYAEGDSRRLLNALELAVATTPRDKNGGIRITLDVAVDSIQRRAVRYDKTGDNHYDTISAYIKSIRGSDPDGAVYWLARMIDAGEDPRFIARRLVIAASEDVGNGDPRALQVAIAAFQAVELVGMPEGRIPLAQATTYLASAPKSNASYMAINDALHTVRQSGHGSVPLHLRDSHYKGAEKLGHGKEYVYPHDYPNAYVPQQYLPDGVRADFYKPKEIGYERHMKQYLQTIRSNTKKP